The stretch of DNA GTGATTTACAGTTTGTTATGGTTCTCagtgcttgtaaatctcctggaTTCATTCAGCTTCTATTGCGTAGTGACAGATGCTTGGTGTTTCTTTGTAATTTCAACTGCATTTTAGCAGCCTTGAATAAATGCTCAGTCTACTTGCTTTAGAGcagtaaaaacaaaatgctggattcACAGACAGGTTCACCTAACCTCTGTCTGATTTTGCATCCGTACACTCTTCAATTTATATGATGGGGATACACCTTAAATGTCAAAATTAGCTGTTCTGTTTACAGATTCCAAGCCTGTGCATTTAGACTTTCTAACTTCATTTTAATATTTGTGGCACttgcattttaaaaaatcattgaaGCATATTCTAGTGTTTTATTTCCCAATTTTTATTCTATCTTTGAACATGATGGTTATATTTTTGGTCTAAGAGAGGTATATAGTTTGGCAGTTTTCTCTTGCTATCAGAATAAATTTCCAGGGATTCATATTGAATCATACAGTTTTTTTAATTAAATGAATTACCTTGGCATCCGGTTATGTTTTTGAAAGATGTAAATCTAGATGGTATTCTAAACTAGTGTATTTTTTCACTTTACTGAAAGGGTAGCAAAAAGCATTTCTCCCATCACCTCAATTGGTCATACTCATTGACTAATTGATGAGATGGGCTTCTCCACATCAGACATGCAGCACTTTGGTTTTCCCTTTTAGCATTTTCCCAAAGAAAGTGTTCAATTTTAGTTGTGGACCTAAAGAGCAGAATGCAACTGTTTAGATACTAGGAGTTTGAATGGTAAGAACTTCTGTCATTCAGACTTTGCTGTAAATGAGACAAACGCTGTAGACTGGTTATATACAGAGATCTTGTCTGATGCACAATTACATCAAAGAGGTTTGAATGGTAGTCTGCTGCAGTGCCACCATCAATCTCTCAGCTGTGGCAAGATGCATGAAAACAATCCAATAAACATTTTGCATATAATTTACGTTGCTGAGGGGTTGTGGGGTTCAAATTAATTTCCTCTGTGATTAAAACTTTTGAAATATACTGCCCACATCATAACTTATTCTGACTTGAATGTAACATTGTTCCTGAAACAGTGTGTTCTTTATGCAGATTAAACTTAGTGAAGTTGTAGGAACTGGAAAGGATGAAAGAATTCTCAAAGAAGATATACTGAACTACTTGGCTAAGCAAACTGGCGCTATTTTACCACCTTCTCCTGAGATTGTTCCACCTCCACCAGAGCCAACCTCACCCACAGCTAAAGGAGCACCTACTGTACCCAAACCAATAACTCCAAAAATACCATTTATGGATAAAGATAGAACTGAGCCAGTTAAAGGTAAATTACTTCAGATCGCTCAAAATTTCATTTCTGCACATTATTTTTATCTTAACAGATGCAATTATTGAaggtttgttttctttttgaggTATCTAAGAACACAAGGAAAAAAGGTGCTGCAGTCGGCCAACAGACCCCTCTAGTTTGCCCTTCCATTCAGTATAACTATCACTAATCTATGCTGGCCTCAACTCTTCCATGCCAGTTTCCCATGGCACTCAATTCCTGAatgtttcaaatatttatctgcttcctccttaaatatatctaatgatctGTCTGCCACCACCCTcggtggcagagaattccagagatttactatcctctcagagaaaatatctttAAAGCACCTCAGTTGTAAATGACTGATCCTTTATTTTGTTGCTATGTCCCTTTGTGTTCTGTCTCCCACCAGTGGGAATGTCTCAACTAACCTGTCAACCTCCCTTAGGATCTTTGTATGTTTGtataaggtcaccccttattctaaTAAACTCTAAGGGATACAATGATTATGTCCCAGGAATTAGCCTAGTAAACCTCCTTTGGGCATCCCAGAATTCTACCATGTCCTTTAGGAAAGAAAGATGAAAAAACTGTGAACAATATTTCAATTGTATCCTTGACTATACTTCTTACAACTGTACCAAATGTATCTTTTCTTAAACTCCAAGAAAGAacaaaatgctgtttgctttctTAACTACTTGCTAGTCCGTGCTGCTAGCATTTTATAACTTAGGCATTAGAAAACTTAGATCCCACTAAACTTACTTGCAGAATCTTTATTTAGATATTCACCTTTCGCATGACTTCATACTCCCCCCCACATTAAATTCCATATGCCACGGTTTCACCCACTACCTTGATCTGTAACCCAGTACAGAATTACTATGTCTTTATCACACAATGCCCTCGAAATGTTATATCATTGGAAAGCTTGGGAAACATGCATTTTGTTTCTTCCTCCAGGTCATCAACAAAAACAGCAAACAACTGAGAGCCAAGAACCGATTTGCTAGAATGCTCCCCTAATTACATCAATCCAGCCTGCAAAGGACCCATTTATTACAACTCTTTATCTTCCATGTAGCAACTTGCTTCAATTCATGCTAACACATTTCCTCCAATACCTTGGGCTCTTAATTGATGCaccagcctcttgtgtggcagcATGTTAACTGCATTTTGGAAATCTAAATATACTACATATCAATCAGTTCTCCATGTCATGTACTCATAATTAGAGCATGTTTATCTAACATGATTTTGCTTTcataaaaccatgttgactaggTTTGATTTTATTCAGTTTTAATAAATTATTAGCTTTTTTTAACTCTGAGGTATGTGCTCCTCAGTCCCCACTTCTTTccagaaagtttaaaaaaaaaaaatccattcaagATAATTAGGCTTTCAAGCAGCCAGGTCGAAAACAATGTGATGTTCTCCCTGCTGACTGATAAGCGGGTCTGGAAAGATTAGAAAAGATAGAAGGGCAGAATGTGCAGAAGACTTTGTGTAAACTGCAGCCAACAGACAAACTAAGTGCATCCCATCTCCGAAAATCCATATCTTCCAGTTAAGTTAAGATTCTTTGAAAAGCTTTGCACTTCTTCTCAGTTGTATGCAGAATGTTGCAAAATTAAATAGTGAGCAAACACTtggaatgtgtttttttttaatcacaggGATCCGGAAGGCTATGGTAAAAACAATGTCTGTTGCACTGAAAATTCCTCATTTTGGCTACTGTGATGAAGTAGATTTAACTAGCCTTGTAAAACTGCGAAAAGAACTGAAAGCTGTAACTGAAGATAGAGGCATCAAACTTTCATTCATGCCATTCTTTCTCAAGGTGAGCAAAACAGTATTATTTTGATCAAAATTAAAATATCTGTTGGTCACTTCTTTAAAACTGCTACATAAATTAGGTGATGCCCTTCTGCTCTGTCATTTAACTTTCAGTCATGTGGGGCTACTTAATGAAGCGGTTGGTTTTAACAACTGTTGGTAAATGATAGATGGTCCATTAGTTTGTCAGGGATGTGTCTGTATACTtaagctttttaaaatttttcttgTTTTTCCGGTGGCTAAAGTTTTTGATCTATCAAAAAAGTTGATGTTCCTGTTCCCTTGTTATCTGTAGTATGCTTCAGGTGTTACTTATATTCTCTGGATGAATAATTTTTTCAATACTAAAAAGTTGTTTAGagaataaattaaaatattttgaTCACCCAATACCAGCCAGTGTCTGCAAGCATATTTTCACATTACTTGAATAAAAAATACTTCTACAGCAAATTTGGGTGATAAATACTCAGAAAATTATAGGTCACATGTCTTCTTATAGTATTTACAATTCAACAGGAGATCTCGTGTTTGGTAACATATTTCAAGTTATTTCATCCAGATTAATAGTAGTAAAATTATTATTATACTATGTCATATAAAAAAGTAATGATACAGCTACATGAAATTATGAAACcagtgatagaaacatagaaaacctacagcacaatacaggcccttcagcccacaaagttgtgccagacatgtcccaaccttagaaattactaggcttacccatagtcctctctttttctaagctccatgtacctattcaaaagtctcttaaaagaccctatcatatccgcctccaccaccgttgccggcagcccattccacgtattcaccattctctgagtaaaatacttaaccctgacatctcctctgttcctactccccagcaccttaaacctgtgtcctcttttagcaaccatttcagccctggggaaaaaggcctctgactatacacacaatcaatgcctctcatcaacttatacacctctatcaggtcacccctcatcttctgtcgctccaaagagaaaaggcccagttcactcaacctattctcataaggcatgctccccaatccaggcaacatagaagcatagaaaacatgatggtggcatccgtcggtctcgagagatcatggatctgcgcctggagtttccagggcacaggcctgggcagggttggatgggagactggcagttgcccaagctgcaagccttcccctctccatgtcaccgatgttgtccaagggaagggcactaggacccatgcagcttggcaccggtgtcgtcgcagagcaatgtgttgttaagtgccttgctcaaggacacaaacacgctgcctcagctgaggctcgaaccagtgaccttcaggttactagtctgatgccttgcccactaggccacgcgccaacacatagAAAtatgaaaacatagaaacatagaaaataggtgcaggagtaggccattcggcccttcaagcctgcgctgctattcagtatgatcatggctgatcatccaactcagaaccctgtacctgctttctctccatacccccgatccctttagccacaagggccatatctaacttaattTACAATATCCTAActtacaacatccttgtaaatctcctctgtaccctttctatggcttccacaaccttcctgtagtgaggtgaccagaactgagtactgtaagtggggtctgaccagggtcctatatagctgtaacattacctctcggctcctaaattcaattccacgattgatgaaggccaatgcactgtatgccttcttaaccacagagtcaacctgcgcagctgctttgagcgtcctatggactcagaccccaagataaacaaaataaaagaaaatttgAGAAGTCTTGAGAAATATAAAACATTTCATTAAGCTTTATTAGTGGGAAAAAACTTGTAAATTCTGTGTTTGATTCcaacaggcagcatctttggggtTGCTACAATATCCTGTCTTAAACGCTTCGTTGGATGAAAACTGTCAGTTTATAACTTATAAGGTATAACTACATTATATGAAAGCTTAAAAACAAACACTGTAATGCAGAGTGTTTTTCTCGGTTATATAATTTCATTATTAGCCCTGTTTTGAGATGGTGGTTaagatgaactgaggctgtggcctgcaattaTTAGACTCCTGAATCAACTGCAGTGTTAACTGGTTTCGTGGCTGTAGACTCACTCTTGTGAacatcagttctgaatgttatttgcttacttttgttgtttgcatgatttggtttTATTCTGCACaatctttttttaatgttttttattggatttcttttgttttgtggctgcctgtatgaGGCTAATCTCACGGTTATATATTGTAttcatacttggataataaatgtactttgaactttgaaatgttaaGTCTATTGCAGCTATATCTGACTATGTTAATGTGGCTAGATTAAGTGATTCCTTTCTAACAAAATCTGCAGAATTAAACAACGGATGGATTTCTGAATATCCTTTCCCTATGTATGTTGTGAAGTCTTGTGCAACGGATACTTTAAATTATAGATGAAAATGAGTGAGGCTGACATTGGAAGAGGGAGATCAAAAGCTTCATCTGGACAATGTGTTTGTACTGAGACGTGCAGTACTTGCAGGGAAAAGTACATTACAAATTTGATGTTTGCATCAGATAGCATGTCCCTAAAATATTCTATCTAATTAAATGCTGCTGGTGTGCTTTATTTCAAGTTAATGGTAAACCAAGAGTTTAGTCATGCCTTTGTATCCATGCCTACCACATTTGACTCTAGCTTAATTGTCAGCTGCTATCACCTCACCAATTGTGGGTCTTTGAGAATTAATATGTTTGCAGATATCTTGAAATCTTATTTGAATATTACAGCTAATTGTGATTTAAGTAGTTTTAGCCATAAtgttaaataatttaaaatcagTATTTGTGCTGTTTAATGTGAATAGATTTGCACTCGAATTCCATTCTGGCATATGAAGTACTTTCATAACGTGTTTTGACTTTTTGTTATTACGGTAACCTTGTTACCCATGTAACTTTCTTTCTGAGCTCACACATTTGGTTTCAGATTTTATACATTGTTTAGACAAGGGAAACCTTTAGTGTTACCACACAGTACTTTCACTCAGCTGTTTCAACAATACTTGGCCATTAAACTTTATTTCACTAATAGCTGTAAAGAAATGAATTTCCAACAAGGAAGAAAATCTTAACATATTACATGTAGATAGTATTCCTAATTTTTGAAATGCTGATCTTAGTTGTTTTTGTCTTTCTGGACAGGCTTCCCATAACATTGGCATTGCTATGGATACACAACAAGGTCTGATTGTTCCAGTAGTTAAGAATGTACAGATTCTTAGTGTCTTTGAGATTGCAGCAGAATTAAACCGGCTGCTTACTCTGGGCTCAGCAAATCAACTGGGAACAAACGATCTTACTGGAGGGACATTCACCCTCTCCAACATTGGCACGGTCAGTAAAGTGCAATCATGTTACCAGTATTTCCTAGTATGTCTTTGGGTATATTTTTTAATGATCCGCtactcaaaatcagaatcaggattattgaCATTGACACAttatgaaacttgttgttttgcagcagcagtaccctGCAAAACTTAAATTACCATAAatgtataaattacaaaaataacaaTACAGAAGACAaataataaggtagtgttcatggaccattcagaagccTGATGACAGAGGAAGGATCCCTTATTAacatgttgagtgtgggtctccaGGCTACTGTATGCCTTCTGTGATGGTAGTAATGCAGAGAGGGCGTGTCTTAATTGGTGAAGGTAGCAATAGTGAATGCTAGTTTCTTGAGGCACCCCTCTTGAAGATTCCTCGATGGCAGGAAGGGCTGTGCCAAAGACgtactggctgagtctacaactctctgcagccttttgGAACGCTGTCTAAATTTGCAAGAGCCTTTGGCGACATTtaaaacctcctcaaactcctaatgaagtagatctGCTGGTGTGCCATCTTTTGATTACATCAATGTCTTAGGCCGAGGATAGATCCTCTTTGATGTGGATGCCAGGAATtagaaactgctcatcctttctacCGCTGACCCCtaaatgaggactggtgtgttttctcTTGACTTCCCTTCCTAAATTCAAAATCAATTcctcggtcttgctgacgttgagtataAGATTAttttgtgacaccattcaacctgTTCAATATTGGTTCTGAAGTATCAAAATTAGATATTCTTCATGTATGTCCTCTAGTCAGAATTTTTCCTGCTTTGTGTATATTCCACCTTCATAGGAGACTTGTGTTTTGCAGAGTTGTCTCTGGCTACACGCAATAATTTCATCACATACATGAAGCAAGATTGGGTATTTGAATTCTAATTCAAATAAGGATTAACAAACGCTGAGTTATATTCTCTCAGTTACAGAGTAACACAATATTGATGTGCGCTGTGGGATACTAGTTTATAAAGGGTTCAGAGGGAAAATACAAGAGTTTAACTGCTTCATTACATTAGAGAAATTGATTTTTGTAACTTGTAATTGAATTAAAACAAAATCTAGGACATGTGCCAATACACTGTGACACCATTGAGTTCTAGACTTGCATCAGTACTAATTTGAAGTTACCACTTCAGAACaaagcagtgtaaacagcatCAGTTTTATTTCTAATTATCACTGCCCACCACTTTTTTCTGAAATATCAAAGGAACGAATTTCACTTTGGTTTCCATGTTCATTGGTCTGAAAAGGCGGTGTTCTTCTGGTTTGCATGTGACATATCTTTTGTCCTGTTCCTTGCCCTCTTCTGATTTACTTTGAATTGATTGGAAAATGTTCTTTTGTTTTGTGCTAACAACACTCttttcaaagaaaatttaaaaatcactgAAGATTGTTCACTCAAAACTTCATATGACACAAAGCTATATCTAGAGGGGATTTCTTATGAaggtaggttgagcaagctaggccttttctctttggagcgaaggaggatgaggggtgactcgaaaaagtgtacaagatgataagaggtacagatcaaatggatagccagagatttttccccaggcagaaatggctaatacagtcGCCCTCTTTATCCGCGGATTCggcatgcgtggattcaaccaactgcggatcgggaaaacctggaagttctctctccagcactcgttgtttgagcatgtacagactattttttcttgtcattattccctaaacaatacagtataacaactatttacatagcatttacattgtattaggtattataagtagtctagaaatgacttaaatgtacaggcagtccccgggtagTATATAgtgcatattttacctttctatgcatataaaacacttaagaaacatacgtatttcaataattaaaccactgcgttgcttagtaataattgtagctttcatcggggcagtgcctttcacatgctccattaaaattgttccgatcgttgaccaactgtagcctaacacttttccaatgactgatggtgtttcacctctttccgatcgctttattacttccactttattttcaaacgtgatcgtgattatttttgtgaacagaaacactgcggattcagagcagcactgccaggtcctaatgtccactgcactgagacatgttaaataacatccggggttccgctgggtcctaaagaccactgcactaatccaggttaaataaggaactttagcatccgcgttttttggtatccacgggggggtcttggaaccaatcccccgcggataaggagggccaactgtacaagTGGGCATGCTTTTTGGAGATTGGATGGAAGTATAGGGGAGGTGTTGGagaagttttttacacagagtggtgggtgcatggaatgcactgtcaggggtggtgaagaggccgatacattagggacattaaagagattcttagataggcacataaatagtagaaaaattgagagctatggaggagagaagagttagattgatcttagagtgggtttaaaggttggcacaatatcatgagccaaagggctgttctgtgctgtaatattctatgttcataTATATTCTTAAAGGTGATTTATTGTTGCATGCTAAACATCAAACTAAGTTTTACTCAGATGTCATGATCACACATTGAGTCTTCATTATAGATGAAAAGGAAATGAGTGGGGTTTAAATTTTGTTGTTGTTGCCTCAAGAAATGGCTCCCAGTGTATTATTGGACAGTTGGAATCTCTTAAATGTTTTGCATCCTGATGTGCAAGAATAAAGGGACTTGATTAAGCAGTTGTTAGCCAAATGTATTGCTTGTAATTGCAATAAAATTTAGCTATGTTCTTTTATCTGTAACATAGAATTTTGAGTATTTCAAGATTTGTTCAGCCTGGTATGTGTAAACACTGGGAAAGTAGTAAATGAAATGTTTTTTGTACTCTTTATGAAAACACTGAATTTCAACTCCAGTATAAGTGAATGATTAATTAAAACTGTTAGCATCAGTTCTTTTTGACTGGTTATAAATTTGATACAGCATAAATGCTTTACAGACAAATTGTTAGAGAACCtgtaacagtacagcacaggtctTCGGTCCATGTCTGCTGGCCTTGATGCCAACTGAAacaaatcccatttgcctgtagtCAAAATGAAGTGTGTTTTTTTGGTTCTGATCAGTTCTTCTTTCACTACTGATAGGACTCCATTTACTCTATAGAGTTACTTTCAGCAAATTGATTCTCTGCTTAATCGCCATTCAAATTTGAACCAAGTTTGAAGCCCTGTTATTTGAATTCTTACAGAAATAGCATGATaatagacagtagacaataggtgcagaagtagaccattcggcccttcgagcctgcactgccattttgagatcatggctgatcatctactatcaatacccggttcttgccttgtccccatatcccttgattcccctatccataagatacctatctagctccttcttgaaagcatccagagaattggcctccactaccttctgaggcagtgcattccagacccccacaactctctgggagaagaagtttttccttaactctgtcctaaatgacctaccccttattctcaaaccatgccctctggtactggactctcccagcatctggaacatatttcctgcctctatcttgtccaatcccttaataatcttatatgtttcaatcagatcccctctcaatctccttaattccagcgtgtacaagcccagtctctctaacctctctgcgtaagacagtccagacatcccaggaattaacctcgtgaatctacgctgcacttcctctacagccaggatgtccttccttaaccctggagaccaaaactgtgcacaatactccagatgtggtctcaccagggctctgtacaaatgcaagaggatttccttgctcttgtactcaattccctttgtaataaaggccaacattccattagccttctttactgcctgctgcacttgctcattcaccttcagtgactgatgaacaaggactccgagatctctttgtattactcccttacccaactctataccgttcatataataatctgccttcctgttcttactcccaaagtggataacctcacacttattcacattaaacgtcatctgccaagtatctgcccactcacccagcctttccaagtcaccctgaattctcctaacatcctcatcacatgtcacactgccacccagcttagtatcatcagcaaatttgctgatgttattctcaatgccttcatctaaatcgttgacgtaaattgtaaacagctgtggtcccaataccgagccctgtggcaccccactagtcaccacctgccattctgagaaacacccattcaccgctaccctttgctttctatctgccaaccagttttctatccatgtcaatgtcttccccccgatgccctgagctttgattttacccaccaatctcctatgtgggaccttatcaaatgccttctgaaaatcaaggtacactacatccactggatctcccccgtctaacttcctggttacatcctcgaaaaactccaacagattagtcaagcatgatttacccttggtaaatccatgctggctcggcccaatcctatcactgctatctagatatgccactatttcatccttaataatggactctagcatcttccccaccaccgatgtcaggctgacaggtcgatagttctctgttttctccctccctcctttcttaaaaagtggaataacattagccattctccaatcctcaggaactgatcctgaatctaaggaacattggaaaatgattaccaatgcatccgcaatttccagggccacctcctttagtaccctaggatgcagactaGGATAACAGGTCACTGGCCTAAAAATCccacgccacccaattacacccatgtgaccaattaacctactaacacatACACCTTTAGAATGTGTGAGGAACCTGGAGAACCTGGTGGAAAGCCACgttgtcacagggagagcatacaagcTCCCTACAGactgcggtgggaattgaacccacattGCTGACGCAGCGAAGTGTTGTGCTAattgctatgctaccgtgccgtCCGACCATCTAGGCGTGACTCGTTGTGAGACCGTCTGGGTTCTTGTATGTTTACTTTTCATCTCTCAGACAACTTGAGTTTTGGTGAAAAGAAGTCAAAAATtgatggaaatctaaaataaaaacagaaaatgctggaaacacaaggTAGGTGACATTTAAAGAAAGCGGAACAGAATTGATGTTCAGGTGAAATTGGGATAAGGTGAAAACAAAAGTTTTAGTGATTGAGTTAATATAATGTACGGGATTTCATCAGCTTGATTAGAGTCATAATCAGAATCGGGGTTATCATCATTGTCttaaatgtgaaatttgttttgtggcagcagtacagtgcaaaggtaAAATTGCAAACTTGTATTTACTGTATCACATTATGACTTGGTACAATGTTGGCTGAGTTgctgaaaaactaaaaaaaaatatgattacTGTGACACAAGCTAACTAAATCAAGAatatggcaacacgagtgaatctgcagatgctggaaataaataaaaacacaaaatgctggcagaacacagcaggtcagacagcatctatgggaggaggcagtgacaatgtttcggcccaaaacgttgtcactacctcctcccatagatgctgtctggcctgctgttctgccagcattttgtgtttttaagtcAAGAATATGGATGTCTTGAGCAAGTGAGCGTACACTACAGTATTGTATACACAACCCACACAGAAGGTACTGTAGTCACATGCCTTGTGCTTCACCTTGCCCAACAAAGGAGAGATTACACAATTGGAAGCTTGTGCTTACCCAACATTTGCTTTTTGCTAGTTGGGAGAACAATTAATATTTTGCAGTAGAACTGACAATTGAAATTTATTTTGTTTAGCTGTTAAAGTAAGGTGCTGGATACACCagaaatcattaatgtatagtaTTTGTCTGTTTGTAGATTGGTGGCACCTATGCTAAACCTGTTATACTACCTCCAGAAGTAGCTATTGGAGCAGTTGGAAAGATACAGGTGCGTATCAAAGCAGTTATCATTGTTTCAGGTTCAAGTGGATCTGAAAGTGAAATGCTAGGGTGGGGCCCAAGTGGACCTGAAGGAGAGACAGTAGATTGGAGTTCAAACAGATCTGAAAGGGTAAATTACCTTGTTGGGTAAACTAGGAGCAGGAACGGACAGAAGGAAGGCGAAGCTAACCAATCAATGTATGGTTGTAATCCATGGCAGAGTGATTGAAAGTAGGCCACAAAATGTGAAGAGGTGCAAGGTGACCACAAGTGGATCTGGCACACTGAGCAAATCTGGCAGGGTGAAGTTCGAGTAGACCTGAAAGGTTGATGACCGGTGGCCTGTGCAGGGTGAACCAGGAGAAGGGATGGGCAAAGCAAAGGGGCAAATAACCAAGGAATACTCAACAGTATTTAGCTAC from Hemitrygon akajei chromosome 12, sHemAka1.3, whole genome shotgun sequence encodes:
- the dbt gene encoding lipoamide acyltransferase component of branched-chain alpha-keto acid dehydrogenase complex, mitochondrial isoform X2, with product MKPQYPIFNKSSIRVCVQSRYLRTSAAVNGQVVQFKLSDIGEGITEVNVKEWYVKVGDTVSQFDSICEVQSDKASVTITSRYDGVVRKIYYNVDDTAYVGKPLIDIETEAIKAVVPEQDVVEAPAVLNEEHTHQEIKGQKRLATPAVRRLAMENNIKLSEVVGTGKDERILKEDILNYLAKQTGAILPPSPEIVPPPPEPTSPTAKGAPTVPKPITPKIPFMDKDRTEPVKGIRKAMVKTMSVALKIPHFGYCDEVDLTSLVKLRKELKAVTEDRGIKLSFMPFFLKAASLGLLQYPVLNASLDENCQFITYKASHNIGIAMDTQQGLIVPVVKNVQILSVFEIAAELNRLLTLGSANQLGTNDLTGGTFTLSNIGTIGGTYAKPVILPPEVAIGAVGKIQVLPRFNDKGEIIQAQIMNVSWSADHRIIDGATMARFSNLWKSYLENPALMLLDLK